One Aegilops tauschii subsp. strangulata cultivar AL8/78 chromosome 7, Aet v6.0, whole genome shotgun sequence genomic window carries:
- the LOC109743126 gene encoding protein DETOXIFICATION 16, protein MEKPSVDEQPLLVERDENAAAPEAKRLLRLAGPLVASGILQCALQLVSVMFVGHLGELPLAGASLATSLANVTGFSLLVGMASALDTLCGQAFGARQYHLLGVYKQRAMLVLTLACVPIALVWANTARILLLLGQDTAIAAEAGAYARWLIPALVPYVPLTCHIRFLQTQSMVVPVMASSAVTSLSHVLVCWALVHRAGMGSKGAALATAVSYSANLAILSLYTRLSGVCKTTWTGFSMEAFKELRQFAELAVPSAMMVCLEWWSFELLMLLSGLLPNPKLETSVLSICLNTGALMFMVPSGLCTAISTRVSNELGAGRPQAAKLATRLVVCMALFAGSVISITMISLRKFWGYMYSNEEEVVTYIARMIPVLAISFFIDGIHTSLSGVLYGCGEQKIGARVNLAAFYLAGIPLAVLLAFVLHLNGMGLWLGIVCGSLTKLVLLMWIVLSINWEKEAMKAKDMVLGSSLPAA, encoded by the exons ATGGAGAAGCCGAGCGTAGACGAGCAGCCCCTGCTCGTGGAGCGGGACGAGAATGCCGCGGCACCGGAGGCGAAGCGACTGCTGCGGCTGGCTGGACCGCTGGTGGCAAGCGGCATCCTCCAGTGCGCGCTGCAGCTGGTGTCCGTGATGTTTGTCGGCCACCTCGGCGAGCTGCCGCTCGCCGGCGCCTCGCTGGCCACCTCCCTCGCCAACGTCACCGGCTTCAGCCTGCTGGTCGGCATGGCAAGCGCGCTGGACACCCTGTGCGGGCAGGCGTTCGGCGCGCGGCAGTACCACCTCCTCGGCGTCTACAAGCAgcgggcgatgctggtgctcacGCTCGCCTGCGTCCCCATCGCCCTCGTCTGGGCCAACACCGCCCGGATCCTCCTGCTCCTCGGCCAGGACACGGCCATCGCCGCGGAGGCCGGTGCCTACGCGCGGTGGCTCATCCCGGCCCTCGTCCCCTACGTCCCTCTCACGTGCCACATCCGGTTCCTGCAGACGCAGAGCATGGTCGTGCCGGTGATGGCCAGCTCCGCCGTCACGTCGCTGAGCCACGTCCTCGTGTGCTGGGCGCTGGTGCACAGGGCTGGCATGGGCAGCAAAGGCGCGGCGCTGGCCACAGCAGTATCATACTCCGCAAACCTGGCCATACTGTCCCTGTACACAAGGCTGTCCGGCGTATGCAAGACGACATGGACTGGGTTCTCCATGGAGGCCTTCAAGGAGCTGCGCCAGTTCGCGGAGCTCGCCGTCCCCTCGGCCATGATGGTTTG CTTGGAATGGTGGTCGTTTGAATTGCTTATGCTGCTCTCTGGCCTTCTGCCTAATCCTAAGCTGGAAACCTCAGTATTGTCAATATG TCTTAACACTGGTGCTCTCATGTTCATGGTGCCATCTGGTCTCTGCACAGCCATAAG TACACGTGTTTCCAATGAACTTGGCGCCGGTAGGCCTCAGGCAGCGAAGCTAGCAACTAGACTGGTCGTATGCATGGCCCTGTTTGCCGGCTCAGTGATCTCCATCACAATGATTTCTCTACGCAAATTTTGGGGCTACATGTACAGCAACGAGGAAGAAGTCGTGACATACATTGCCAGGATGATACCTGTCCTCGCCATATCTTTCTTCATAGATGGAATCCACACATCTCTTTCAG GTGTGCTCTATGGATGTGGTGAGCAGAAGATTGGTGCGCGTGTCAACCTCGCCGCGTTCTACTTGGCAGGCATCCCCTTGGCCGTGTTGCTTGCATTTGTCTTGCATTTGAACGGGATG GGTCTTTGGCTCGGCATCGTCTGTGGCAGTCTCACCAAGCTTGTGTTGCTCATGTGGATCGTTCTTTCGATAAACTGGGAGAAGGAG GCAATGAAGGCAAAAGACATGGTGTTAGGATCTTCTCTTCCGGCTGCATGA